The following are encoded in a window of Kogia breviceps isolate mKogBre1 chromosome 12, mKogBre1 haplotype 1, whole genome shotgun sequence genomic DNA:
- the LOC131767242 gene encoding gametocyte-specific factor 1-like: MELEVLEIHPYDPNHRMSASRLQYHLASCRKKNPKKAKKMANCKYNACHVVPIKRLREHEANCVNRTAIDDGQKN; the protein is encoded by the exons ATGGAGCTAGAAGTCTTGGAAATACATCCTTATGACCCAAACCACAGGATGTCAGCCAGCAGGTTACAGTACCACCTGGCATCATGTAGAAAG aaaaatccaaagaaagctaaAAAGATGGCTAACTGCAAATATAATGCTTGTCATGTGGTCCCAATCAAAAGGCTCAGAGAACATGAGGCTAACTGTGTCAATAGAACTGCTATAGATGACG GTCAGAAGAACTGA